The proteins below come from a single Mucilaginibacter mali genomic window:
- a CDS encoding FecR family protein, which translates to MLEKDLGHLLHQESFLNYCFGRDDNDVRYWNKWLAEHPEDAVQVEDLKRTVIMMAKASRNALRDKHFEELQQKMAGAPVIQLKRKRAFWQPALAAAAVLLIVSVAALIYYPGIEPVQKNPIAQKIDVKPGGNKAILILGNGKKITLTDSLNGQIAVQSKIKITKTAQGQIVYELPAGVATNDPVPEYNTIEAPTGGQWEVVLPDRSRVWLNARSSLTYPTFFAGNERRVQLKGEAYFEITHNAQIPFRVASGSQVVEVLGTHFNIMAYDDEQLMRTTLLEGSVKISDHGQSRIIVPGEQARVSDAGIKVTNEVDLEDVISWKNGYFKFNESLESIMRKVARWYNVEIIYASNIDPSMRFGGKISRYKNLSSALKIMELTGNIHFKVEGRRVTVMQ; encoded by the coding sequence ATGCTTGAAAAAGACCTCGGTCACCTACTCCATCAGGAAAGCTTCCTGAATTATTGTTTCGGGAGAGACGATAACGATGTCAGATATTGGAATAAATGGCTGGCCGAACACCCCGAAGATGCGGTACAGGTAGAAGACCTGAAGCGGACAGTGATCATGATGGCTAAAGCCTCGCGTAACGCGCTGCGGGATAAGCATTTTGAAGAGCTTCAGCAAAAGATGGCAGGCGCCCCTGTAATTCAGCTGAAGAGGAAGCGGGCATTCTGGCAGCCGGCGTTGGCAGCCGCTGCGGTATTGCTTATCGTATCTGTTGCCGCGCTTATCTACTATCCGGGCATTGAACCGGTGCAGAAAAATCCCATCGCGCAAAAAATTGATGTTAAGCCCGGCGGCAATAAGGCCATCCTGATACTGGGCAACGGAAAGAAAATTACACTGACAGACTCCCTCAACGGCCAGATCGCGGTGCAATCCAAAATAAAGATCACCAAAACCGCGCAGGGGCAAATAGTGTATGAATTACCTGCCGGTGTGGCCACTAACGATCCCGTACCCGAATATAATACTATCGAGGCGCCTACCGGCGGACAATGGGAGGTAGTTTTGCCCGACCGTTCGAGGGTTTGGCTCAATGCCCGATCGAGCCTTACTTACCCCACTTTTTTTGCCGGGAACGAACGCCGGGTACAGCTTAAGGGCGAAGCCTATTTTGAAATTACCCACAACGCCCAAATACCCTTCAGGGTAGCCAGCGGGAGCCAGGTAGTTGAGGTATTGGGTACACATTTTAATATCATGGCTTATGATGATGAACAACTGATGCGGACAACCCTGCTGGAAGGTTCGGTGAAAATTTCGGATCATGGTCAGTCGCGCATCATTGTACCGGGCGAGCAGGCACGGGTTAGCGATGCCGGCATAAAAGTAACCAATGAGGTGGACCTGGAAGACGTAATATCCTGGAAGAACGGCTATTTCAAGTTTAACGAAAGCCTGGAAAGCATTATGCGCAAAGTTGCCCGCTGGTATAATGTGGAAATAATTTATGCAAGCAATATCGATCCGTCGATGCGTTTCGGCGGAAAGATCTCCCGCTATAAGAATCTGTCATCTGCGCTCAAGATCATGGAATTAACCGGAAATATTCACTTTAAAGTAGAAGGAAGGAGGGTTACCGTTATGCAGTAA
- a CDS encoding TonB-dependent receptor — protein MMKLTMIILTMAIIQVSAASFAQKITLKKTNASLEQVFDDIRNQSGYDFFYNLTLIKSAKPVTVNIKNAELEDALAQIFNNQPLTYTITREDKAVVIKERKAPAPPHAVTGKVVDEQGTPLIGVVVKCKVNNAVASTDVNGNFTITVPDDNAVLSFTYIGYKPIEIAAGHSSLSITMQQTVSALNEVVVVGYGTQKRTDLTGALSSVSNDKLVATHFNNAIQSLAGQLPGVDVTTSSTKPGGGFDISIRGQNTIKSGTDLSGINPPLYVLDGIYVSSINDISPTDIERIDVLKDASSTAIYGSRGANGVVIVTTRKGKQGKNSVEYIGSASVNSVMNLPHFTTATEWVQYRIDRSKGQNYTNPAYEPNLATLLGQAAYNNYQAGNSISWPDEILKKSYTQSHAVSLNGSAEKLTYSLGAAINSEKGEIEGDGYTRYNVSAALNKQINNTFKIGTNIYTAYEIATGASPETFRTIYRLNPLTDKYNADGSLKFYPDGITTITNPFLEEKNRHTQTNNTHVFGNMYLEVKPLNWLKFTTTFAPDINHTEGASYIGSMTKTGAGALANSSAQYQAGRTIKYTWDNLLQADKTWGDHSVNLLLGASQYKSAIMTSAEAARAFPTDAYDWYNLGAGTMSSMSTNYIQEQLSSFFGRVNYDYKGRYLLTATARTDGSSKLAEGHKWAFFPSAALGWRISEEEFLKDKTALSNLKLRFSYGVSGNNGVSPYSSFPTVANARYLFGTTSVVNTSSVTRFANKNLTWERTNEFNLGVDFELYKGRIGGTIDVYNRRTNGIIMNRVMSILNGFTSLTDNVGSVNNKGIEFSLNTTNVKTDSFSWNTSLNVASNSNKIVSLADGSQRDEANGWFVGQPVGVVWTYDQVGYWSESEAADAKKYGLAPGSIKVRDIDNSGTINNADKVFKGSLFPKWTGGITNSFAYKNIDLAFTVTTRQGQYSYSQFHGSYSLEDNENFNVLKLNYWTPQNTSGTWVRPGVPSGPMEVLYFQKTAYVRVGYINAGYNLPKGLIGKVGLSKLRVFASCQNPFIFTDYAGWDPEIAGRDTQTYGYPMTRKFMFGLDLAF, from the coding sequence ATGATGAAACTTACGATGATCATACTAACAATGGCTATCATACAGGTAAGTGCCGCCTCTTTTGCACAAAAAATTACGCTGAAAAAAACCAACGCTTCGCTCGAACAGGTTTTTGATGATATCCGTAATCAAAGCGGTTATGATTTCTTTTATAATCTAACCCTTATAAAAAGCGCCAAACCGGTTACGGTAAATATAAAAAATGCAGAGCTGGAGGACGCTCTCGCGCAAATTTTCAACAATCAGCCTTTAACTTATACCATAACCCGCGAGGATAAGGCCGTAGTTATTAAAGAACGTAAAGCACCGGCACCACCACATGCTGTAACCGGTAAGGTGGTTGATGAGCAAGGTACGCCGCTGATAGGCGTTGTAGTAAAATGCAAGGTTAACAATGCGGTTGCATCTACCGATGTAAACGGCAATTTTACCATCACTGTGCCCGATGATAACGCGGTACTGTCTTTCACCTATATTGGATATAAGCCAATTGAGATAGCCGCGGGCCACAGCAGCCTTAGCATTACCATGCAGCAAACAGTTTCGGCGCTTAACGAAGTGGTTGTTGTGGGTTATGGCACACAGAAACGTACCGACCTTACCGGCGCGCTCAGCTCTGTATCTAATGATAAGCTGGTGGCTACGCACTTCAACAATGCTATACAATCGCTGGCCGGCCAGTTACCGGGTGTAGATGTTACCACATCAAGCACCAAGCCTGGTGGCGGTTTCGATATCTCCATCCGCGGACAGAACACCATTAAATCGGGCACAGACCTGAGTGGCATCAACCCACCCCTATATGTGTTGGATGGTATTTATGTTAGCTCTATCAACGATATTTCGCCTACCGATATTGAGCGGATCGACGTGCTGAAGGATGCTTCTTCTACGGCTATCTACGGTTCGCGCGGGGCCAACGGTGTTGTTATTGTTACCACCCGCAAAGGCAAGCAAGGCAAAAATTCGGTAGAGTATATCGGATCGGCTTCTGTAAACTCGGTAATGAATTTGCCTCATTTCACTACTGCTACCGAATGGGTGCAATATCGTATAGACCGCAGCAAAGGGCAAAACTATACCAACCCGGCTTACGAACCTAATTTGGCCACATTGCTGGGTCAGGCGGCATACAACAATTACCAGGCAGGCAATTCAATCAGTTGGCCGGATGAGATACTGAAGAAATCTTACACGCAATCGCATGCAGTAAGCTTGAATGGCAGCGCCGAAAAGCTTACTTATAGCCTGGGCGCGGCAATCAATTCAGAAAAAGGCGAGATTGAGGGCGATGGCTACACCCGTTATAATGTGAGTGCAGCGCTAAATAAGCAGATAAACAATACATTTAAGATAGGGACCAATATATATACTGCTTACGAAATTGCAACCGGCGCCAGCCCCGAAACCTTCCGGACCATCTATCGTTTGAACCCGCTGACAGATAAGTACAACGCGGACGGGTCGCTAAAGTTCTATCCGGATGGTATAACAACCATCACCAATCCCTTTTTAGAAGAGAAGAACAGGCACACGCAAACTAACAACACGCATGTTTTTGGAAACATGTACCTTGAGGTGAAACCGCTGAACTGGCTGAAGTTTACCACCACCTTTGCACCCGACATCAACCATACAGAAGGCGCGTCGTACATCGGCTCGATGACAAAAACCGGTGCAGGTGCGCTGGCCAATAGCAGTGCCCAGTACCAGGCAGGCCGTACCATAAAATATACCTGGGATAACTTATTGCAGGCCGATAAAACCTGGGGCGATCATAGCGTAAACCTCCTTTTGGGCGCATCGCAGTACAAATCAGCCATCATGACCTCGGCCGAGGCGGCAAGGGCGTTCCCTACCGATGCATACGATTGGTATAACCTTGGTGCAGGTACCATGTCCTCTATGTCTACCAATTATATACAGGAGCAGCTGAGTTCGTTTTTTGGACGTGTTAACTACGACTACAAAGGGCGCTACCTGTTAACAGCAACAGCACGTACAGACGGTAGTTCTAAATTGGCCGAAGGCCATAAATGGGCATTCTTCCCATCGGCTGCTTTGGGTTGGAGAATCTCTGAAGAGGAATTCTTGAAAGACAAAACCGCCCTGTCTAACCTGAAACTGCGTTTTAGCTATGGTGTATCGGGCAATAACGGCGTGTCGCCTTATAGCAGCTTTCCAACAGTTGCTAATGCCCGGTACCTTTTTGGTACCACAAGTGTGGTGAATACATCGTCGGTAACACGCTTTGCAAACAAAAACCTGACATGGGAGCGCACTAATGAGTTTAACCTTGGTGTAGATTTCGAACTTTACAAAGGACGGATCGGTGGAACGATAGACGTGTACAACCGGCGGACAAACGGCATTATCATGAACCGGGTAATGTCGATACTTAACGGGTTTACCAGCCTGACGGATAATGTGGGTTCGGTTAACAATAAAGGTATCGAGTTTTCCCTGAATACGACCAATGTTAAAACCGACAGTTTCTCATGGAACACATCGCTTAACGTAGCATCTAACAGCAACAAGATCGTAAGCCTTGCTGATGGTTCACAACGTGATGAGGCCAACGGTTGGTTTGTGGGCCAACCCGTGGGCGTAGTGTGGACATATGACCAGGTTGGTTATTGGAGCGAAAGCGAAGCGGCAGACGCTAAAAAGTACGGACTGGCACCAGGTAGTATCAAGGTGCGCGATATTGACAATAGCGGCACGATAAACAATGCCGACAAAGTATTTAAAGGGTCTCTTTTCCCTAAATGGACGGGTGGTATTACCAATAGCTTCGCATATAAAAATATAGACCTGGCATTCACCGTAACTACCCGCCAGGGACAATATTCATATTCGCAGTTCCATGGGTCGTATTCGTTAGAGGATAACGAGAATTTCAACGTACTGAAACTCAACTACTGGACACCGCAAAATACCAGCGGTACCTGGGTGCGCCCCGGTGTACCTTCAGGCCCGATGGAAGTGTTATACTTTCAGAAAACCGCATACGTAAGGGTAGGCTATATCAACGCCGGCTACAATTTGCCTAAGGGCTTGATAGGCAAAGTAGGGCTTAGCAAGTTGCGCGTATTCGCTTCGTGTCAAAACCCTTTCATCTTTACCGATTATGCAGGCTGGGACCCGGAAATAGCAGGCAGGGACACGCAAACCTATGGCTATCCGATGACACGCAAGTTTATGTTCGGCCTCGATCTGGCGTTTTAA
- a CDS encoding RagB/SusD family nutrient uptake outer membrane protein, producing the protein MKKLITYIAAILVLILAHSCKLDEVNRSSVTSDKYFVTQDSYEELVNETYRYLRPLLQNTGHMWYGTDMYDRTGVVDDTQLPINDYTVFTGNESQSWWTDNYNLITKANTALSRGAAIQSSIDPKVYATRTGELLALRAYAYLNLVESFGDVPLITSEVTDATYNFTRAPEADVYKQMVGDLNQAINQLPADPSDYGRVAQAMAQHLLGKVLLTRSYKTYAQPTDLAGAVSALQVAMNKSTLTTWETLFGDQYTVGNKEVIFAVRYSSTDANNKNGNNLYQQFKFWTDRFPGGALAAPYWRQDASYQPTSYVFNLYSANDFRASERFLQRHIVAATNNAAGTNGAIKTGDVVIYLPQVAMTDAEITAYKAANKPTYYVVNPNQYHTFFGSNVIYPIIWKFYDPTVVVYTNAGVDPQGHRDTYVFRRAETMLLLAEAYVKQGQGAQATALINQLRQRAKLSGSDLLAGNATITDVLDESARELFGESNRWMDLKRTGTLLTRAAQYNAFTAHNHPTAIDTKYLVRPIPVTEIVRSPTLTQNPGYPGK; encoded by the coding sequence ATGAAAAAATTAATCACTTATATAGCGGCGATTTTGGTGCTGATCCTCGCGCACTCCTGTAAACTGGACGAAGTTAACCGTTCGTCGGTAACGAGTGACAAGTACTTCGTAACCCAGGACTCGTACGAGGAGTTGGTGAACGAAACTTACCGATACCTGCGCCCATTATTGCAAAACACCGGGCACATGTGGTATGGTACCGATATGTACGACCGTACCGGCGTAGTAGATGACACCCAATTGCCCATTAACGATTACACCGTGTTTACAGGCAACGAAAGTCAAAGCTGGTGGACTGACAACTACAATCTGATAACCAAAGCCAACACCGCCCTGTCACGCGGCGCGGCCATACAAAGCAGTATCGACCCCAAAGTGTACGCCACACGCACCGGCGAATTACTGGCCTTGCGCGCTTATGCCTATTTAAACCTGGTTGAATCATTTGGCGATGTGCCGCTGATCACCAGTGAGGTGACCGACGCTACCTATAATTTCACCCGTGCCCCGGAAGCAGATGTGTATAAACAAATGGTGGGCGATCTTAACCAGGCCATCAACCAGCTGCCGGCCGATCCAAGCGACTACGGACGGGTAGCCCAGGCCATGGCCCAGCACTTGCTTGGCAAGGTGTTGCTTACACGCAGCTATAAAACCTATGCGCAGCCTACCGACCTGGCAGGTGCCGTTAGCGCCCTGCAGGTAGCCATGAACAAATCAACGCTTACGACATGGGAAACACTCTTCGGCGACCAATATACAGTTGGCAATAAAGAAGTGATCTTCGCGGTGCGCTATTCCAGCACCGATGCGAACAACAAAAATGGTAACAACCTGTACCAGCAATTTAAGTTCTGGACCGATAGGTTTCCGGGTGGGGCACTGGCAGCACCTTATTGGAGGCAAGACGCGTCTTACCAGCCTACGTCATATGTTTTCAACCTTTATAGCGCTAATGACTTTAGGGCATCCGAGCGCTTTTTACAAAGGCATATCGTGGCGGCTACCAACAACGCCGCGGGAACTAATGGCGCCATTAAAACCGGAGACGTTGTGATCTACCTGCCCCAGGTGGCTATGACCGATGCCGAGATCACTGCCTACAAAGCAGCCAACAAGCCAACATATTATGTAGTGAACCCCAATCAGTACCATACGTTTTTTGGATCGAACGTTATCTATCCCATCATCTGGAAATTCTACGACCCTACCGTTGTAGTTTATACCAACGCGGGGGTTGATCCGCAAGGGCATCGCGATACGTATGTGTTCCGTCGAGCCGAAACCATGTTGCTGCTGGCCGAAGCGTACGTTAAGCAAGGCCAGGGCGCCCAGGCTACCGCATTGATCAATCAATTGCGCCAAAGGGCCAAACTTTCAGGCAGCGACCTGCTTGCCGGAAATGCCACTATAACAGATGTGCTTGACGAATCGGCCCGCGAACTTTTCGGTGAATCAAACCGCTGGATGGACCTTAAACGCACCGGAACGCTGCTTACCCGTGCCGCGCAATACAACGCCTTTACCGCTCATAATCATCCTACCGCCATCGATACTAAGTATTTGGTACGTCCTATCCCGGTAACGGAGATCGTGCGCAGCCCAACTCTTACACAGAATCCCGGCTATCCCGGTAAATAA
- a CDS encoding CehA/McbA family metallohydrolase: MYKNIRIAFSLLAIIGISNIVSAQDLKPAQYLPKNHVNPWIKPLGALPPIASLTDGVWLKGDLHVHSSHSSEGGYDPKRHPVKDIIAFAKSVGFGYIAITDHDNHVLGDVEHNTWADPDFKSDSVLLLYGAEWTTTRGHGNTFSAKPYDHQKFYDVRDQRDANILAVKKELGIHLSANHPAGPKDHFGFSYDMVDAMEVWNSCLWTKNANSNLIWEDMLASGRRVTARGGSDVHRPSDVNYIGTPTTWVFAAKRNAQGVVDGLVNGRVSVSANPFAPRVEFYADINEDGKMDMMMGDNAKSTGKPIKFRVELKGNVKKDSTYTINVIKDGRKFGSYKMAGSNPVVEFTDTPRLVERMYYRLIVEGPATDYPQVPRSAAVTGNMVALSNPIYFNFDPKF; this comes from the coding sequence ATGTACAAAAATATTCGCATTGCATTTTCACTGCTGGCCATCATCGGCATCAGCAATATTGTATCTGCACAAGACCTAAAGCCGGCACAGTATCTGCCAAAAAATCATGTTAACCCATGGATCAAACCATTGGGCGCCCTGCCGCCAATAGCCAGCCTTACCGATGGCGTATGGTTAAAAGGAGACCTTCACGTACACTCGAGCCATAGTAGCGAAGGCGGATATGACCCTAAACGCCACCCGGTTAAAGACATTATTGCCTTTGCTAAATCAGTAGGATTTGGCTACATCGCCATTACCGATCATGATAACCATGTGTTAGGAGATGTAGAACACAACACCTGGGCCGACCCCGATTTCAAATCAGATTCGGTACTGTTATTATATGGTGCCGAGTGGACCACCACCCGCGGCCACGGTAATACCTTTTCGGCGAAGCCATACGATCATCAAAAATTTTATGATGTACGTGATCAGCGCGATGCTAATATCCTCGCGGTAAAAAAAGAACTGGGTATTCATTTATCGGCTAATCACCCTGCTGGTCCAAAAGATCACTTCGGCTTTTCGTACGACATGGTTGACGCGATGGAAGTTTGGAACTCGTGCCTATGGACCAAGAACGCCAACTCAAACCTGATCTGGGAAGATATGCTGGCTTCCGGTCGCAGGGTAACTGCTCGTGGTGGTAGCGATGTTCACAGACCAAGCGACGTTAACTATATTGGTACCCCTACAACCTGGGTATTCGCTGCTAAGCGCAACGCGCAGGGTGTGGTTGATGGTTTGGTAAACGGCCGCGTTTCGGTAAGCGCGAACCCTTTCGCGCCACGTGTTGAGTTTTATGCGGATATTAACGAAGACGGTAAAATGGATATGATGATGGGTGATAACGCCAAATCTACCGGTAAGCCTATCAAATTCCGTGTTGAACTTAAAGGAAACGTAAAAAAGGATAGCACTTATACCATCAATGTAATTAAAGATGGCCGTAAGTTTGGCAGCTATAAAATGGCAGGCAGCAACCCTGTGGTTGAGTTTACCGATACGCCAAGATTAGTTGAGCGCATGTACTACCGTTTGATAGTTGAAGGCCCGGCTACCGATTACCCGCAGGTGCCCCGCTCGGCAGCGGTTACCGGTAACATGGTTGCGTTATCAAACCCGATCTATTTCAACTTCGATCCGAAGTTTTAA
- a CDS encoding glycoside hydrolase family 26 protein, whose protein sequence is MRKYRLKINRATLIGIIGLLLLAAVIVKGPGYVRNTFFDQFTERNNEPVLALFKHGDSTATRLTGMPHYTLYWKSTAIKFKNSGELLRLLKKSDVLLSIETWPQAYAGPWYTDALTAILKGSFNRQLDELAGLIKQSSHSIYVRFDPDMEVPVYQFPWQYQSAPQYIRAFNYMAAKLKQAAPAAKIIWGPSGFPGDSEFWPGNKYVDLISVTLGSQSEQTSSAYPYQPQLPGMLFSKLHRLRFMDKPVLVLGGQASAASPLQPDWLKQQVRQERRYDTTVYSPANFITTDPDKPVRQKLKVGVFDPNRRLINNPNVSIEHIFTDMGEIERGELKLRFDSILARHHDVVLTVEPWKDTIKRPDPNVLQSTLDGRFDPAIQKLYQLISNCGQTVYLRFAHEMEIPIKRYAWQSKDPATYIRAFRYFMQADKIHAKNIKRVWGPAGDRGSADWWPGSDVVDYISIAIYGLPDKNITDPNKQELFSTIFQRKYYRMRFLNRPLFITEFGVKGPEDYQHKWLADAANTLRHNKHVFGICYFNLYDNPKTWGHIKAPDWSISPQNMQFFCNSVNAGN, encoded by the coding sequence ATGAGGAAGTACCGGTTGAAGATTAATCGTGCCACACTGATTGGTATTATTGGGCTGCTGTTGCTGGCAGCCGTGATAGTTAAAGGCCCGGGATATGTGCGTAATACTTTTTTCGATCAGTTTACTGAACGGAATAACGAGCCTGTGCTGGCACTTTTTAAACACGGCGACAGCACTGCCACACGGCTGACCGGCATGCCGCACTATACCCTGTATTGGAAAAGCACAGCCATAAAATTTAAAAACAGCGGTGAACTATTGCGCCTGCTCAAAAAAAGCGATGTGCTGCTCAGTATAGAGACCTGGCCACAGGCTTATGCCGGGCCATGGTATACCGATGCCCTCACCGCGATACTTAAAGGTAGCTTCAACCGCCAGCTCGATGAGCTGGCAGGCCTGATCAAGCAAAGCAGCCACAGCATTTATGTAAGGTTCGATCCGGATATGGAAGTACCGGTATACCAGTTTCCGTGGCAATACCAGTCGGCACCGCAATACATCAGGGCGTTTAATTATATGGCTGCAAAATTAAAGCAGGCCGCTCCCGCCGCGAAGATCATTTGGGGGCCAAGCGGTTTCCCCGGCGATTCTGAATTTTGGCCGGGAAACAAATATGTAGATCTTATCAGTGTAACACTCGGCAGCCAATCAGAGCAAACATCGTCTGCTTATCCTTATCAGCCCCAGCTACCAGGCATGCTGTTTTCCAAACTTCACAGGTTACGCTTTATGGATAAGCCGGTACTGGTATTAGGCGGGCAAGCCAGCGCTGCATCGCCTTTACAGCCCGATTGGTTAAAGCAGCAGGTTAGACAGGAGAGACGATACGATACTACTGTTTATTCACCAGCAAACTTTATTACGACCGATCCCGATAAACCGGTACGGCAAAAACTAAAAGTTGGTGTGTTCGACCCCAATCGCAGGCTGATCAATAACCCCAACGTAAGCATCGAACATATTTTTACCGATATGGGTGAAATTGAGCGGGGCGAACTTAAGCTTCGGTTCGATTCTATCCTTGCGCGCCATCATGATGTGGTGTTAACCGTTGAGCCATGGAAGGATACCATCAAACGGCCTGACCCTAACGTACTGCAAAGTACGCTGGATGGCCGTTTTGACCCGGCGATCCAAAAGTTGTATCAGCTGATCAGCAATTGCGGGCAAACGGTTTATCTGCGCTTCGCCCACGAAATGGAGATCCCCATTAAGCGCTACGCCTGGCAAAGTAAGGATCCGGCTACCTATATCCGGGCGTTCCGCTATTTTATGCAGGCCGATAAAATCCACGCCAAAAATATCAAACGTGTTTGGGGCCCCGCCGGCGACCGTGGTTCGGCCGATTGGTGGCCCGGAAGCGATGTGGTTGATTATATCAGCATTGCCATTTACGGCCTGCCCGATAAAAACATTACCGACCCTAACAAGCAGGAACTTTTCAGCACCATTTTTCAGCGTAAGTATTATCGCATGCGCTTCCTTAACCGCCCGCTGTTTATCACCGAGTTTGGCGTAAAGGGGCCTGAAGATTATCAGCACAAATGGCTGGCCGATGCCGCCAATACGCTGCGGCACAACAAGCATGTTTTTGGCATTTGCTACTTTAATTTATATGATAACCCCAAAACCTGGGGACATATTAAAGCCCCCGACTGGAGCATATCGCCGCAAAACATGCAGTTTTTCTGCAACAGTGTAAACGCCGGAAACTAA